One Drosophila kikkawai strain 14028-0561.14 chromosome 3L, DkikHiC1v2, whole genome shotgun sequence genomic window carries:
- the LOC121502629 gene encoding uncharacterized Golgi apparatus membrane protein-like protein CG5021 isoform X2 → MASATVPLLDDDTIPFGEEDEMRDPSQAGQKYTHPYVTFFHLFFRGAAIVIYMFCGWFSESFITSFVFVVLFLSADFWTVKNISGRLLVGLRWWNYVDDDGKSHWVFESKNSSESFKSRVNKHEQRVFWLGLILCPVFWGLFFLMALFGLKFKWLLLVMIAIALNAANLYGYIKCNYGASKDLNSAATDFVRTQLFKNAMDIMTKPSGAPPPTNVRPTGVV, encoded by the exons ATGGCATCCGCAACG GTGCCGCTGCTCGACGATGACACGATACCCTTTGGCGAGGAGGACGAGATGCGGGATCCCAGTCAGGCGGGCCAGAAATACAC GCACCCATACGTCACGTTCTTCCACCTGTTCTTCAGGGGAGCCGCCATCGTGATCTACATGTTCTGCGGCTGGTTCAGCGAGTCCTTCATCACCAGCTTCGTGTTTGTGGTGCTCTTCCTCTCGGCGGACTTCTGGACGGTGAAGAACATCTCCGGTCGGCTGCTAGTGGGCCTGCGGTGGTGGAATTAcgtcgacgacgacggcaaGTCCCACTGGGTGTTCGAGTCGAAAAAT TCTTCTGAATCCTTCAAGAGCCGCGTCAACAAGCACGAGCAGCGCGTCTTCTGGCTGGGCCTCATCCTCTGCCCGGTGTTCTGGGGCCTTTTCTTTCTGATGGCCCTCTTCGGACTGAAGTTcaagtggctgctgctggtgatgattGCCATCGCGCTGAATGCCGCCAACCTGTACGGCTACATCAAGTGCAATTACGGGGCTAGCAAGGATCTCAACAGCGCCGCCACAGACTTTGTGAGGACGCAGTTGTTTAAGAACGCCATGGACATCATGACCAAGCCCAGTGGCGCTCCGCCGCCGACTAATGTGCGTCCCACGGGTGTGGTTTGA
- the LOC121502629 gene encoding uncharacterized Golgi apparatus membrane protein-like protein CG5021 isoform X1, with product MASATVRNVPLLDDDTIPFGEEDEMRDPSQAGQKYTHPYVTFFHLFFRGAAIVIYMFCGWFSESFITSFVFVVLFLSADFWTVKNISGRLLVGLRWWNYVDDDGKSHWVFESKNSSESFKSRVNKHEQRVFWLGLILCPVFWGLFFLMALFGLKFKWLLLVMIAIALNAANLYGYIKCNYGASKDLNSAATDFVRTQLFKNAMDIMTKPSGAPPPTNVRPTGVV from the exons ATGGCATCCGCAACGGTAAGAAAT GTGCCGCTGCTCGACGATGACACGATACCCTTTGGCGAGGAGGACGAGATGCGGGATCCCAGTCAGGCGGGCCAGAAATACAC GCACCCATACGTCACGTTCTTCCACCTGTTCTTCAGGGGAGCCGCCATCGTGATCTACATGTTCTGCGGCTGGTTCAGCGAGTCCTTCATCACCAGCTTCGTGTTTGTGGTGCTCTTCCTCTCGGCGGACTTCTGGACGGTGAAGAACATCTCCGGTCGGCTGCTAGTGGGCCTGCGGTGGTGGAATTAcgtcgacgacgacggcaaGTCCCACTGGGTGTTCGAGTCGAAAAAT TCTTCTGAATCCTTCAAGAGCCGCGTCAACAAGCACGAGCAGCGCGTCTTCTGGCTGGGCCTCATCCTCTGCCCGGTGTTCTGGGGCCTTTTCTTTCTGATGGCCCTCTTCGGACTGAAGTTcaagtggctgctgctggtgatgattGCCATCGCGCTGAATGCCGCCAACCTGTACGGCTACATCAAGTGCAATTACGGGGCTAGCAAGGATCTCAACAGCGCCGCCACAGACTTTGTGAGGACGCAGTTGTTTAAGAACGCCATGGACATCATGACCAAGCCCAGTGGCGCTCCGCCGCCGACTAATGTGCGTCCCACGGGTGTGGTTTGA
- the LOC121502629 gene encoding uncharacterized Golgi apparatus membrane protein-like protein CG5021 isoform X4, with protein sequence MASATVPLLDDDTIPFGEEDEMRDPSQAGQKYTHPYVTFFHLFFRGAAIVIYMFCGWFSESFITSFVFVVLFLSADFWTVKNISGRLLVGLRWWNYVDDDGKSHWVFESKNSRVNKHEQRVFWLGLILCPVFWGLFFLMALFGLKFKWLLLVMIAIALNAANLYGYIKCNYGASKDLNSAATDFVRTQLFKNAMDIMTKPSGAPPPTNVRPTGVV encoded by the exons ATGGCATCCGCAACG GTGCCGCTGCTCGACGATGACACGATACCCTTTGGCGAGGAGGACGAGATGCGGGATCCCAGTCAGGCGGGCCAGAAATACAC GCACCCATACGTCACGTTCTTCCACCTGTTCTTCAGGGGAGCCGCCATCGTGATCTACATGTTCTGCGGCTGGTTCAGCGAGTCCTTCATCACCAGCTTCGTGTTTGTGGTGCTCTTCCTCTCGGCGGACTTCTGGACGGTGAAGAACATCTCCGGTCGGCTGCTAGTGGGCCTGCGGTGGTGGAATTAcgtcgacgacgacggcaaGTCCCACTGGGTGTTCGAGTCGAAAAAT AGCCGCGTCAACAAGCACGAGCAGCGCGTCTTCTGGCTGGGCCTCATCCTCTGCCCGGTGTTCTGGGGCCTTTTCTTTCTGATGGCCCTCTTCGGACTGAAGTTcaagtggctgctgctggtgatgattGCCATCGCGCTGAATGCCGCCAACCTGTACGGCTACATCAAGTGCAATTACGGGGCTAGCAAGGATCTCAACAGCGCCGCCACAGACTTTGTGAGGACGCAGTTGTTTAAGAACGCCATGGACATCATGACCAAGCCCAGTGGCGCTCCGCCGCCGACTAATGTGCGTCCCACGGGTGTGGTTTGA
- the Klp61F gene encoding kinesin-like protein Klp61F, producing the protein MDVSNGNTSRQPPKKSNQNIQVYVRVRPLNSRERCIRSAEVVDVVGPKEIVTRHTLDSKLTKKFTFDRSFGPESKQCDVYSVVVSPLIEEVLNGYNCTVFAYGQTGTGKTHTMVGNECAELKSSWEDDSDIGIIPRALSHLFDELRMMEVEYTMRISYLELYNEELCDLLSTDDMTKIRIFDDSTKKGSVIIQGLEEIPVHSKDDVYKLLEKGKERRKTATTLMNAQSSRSHTVFSIVVHIRENGIEGEDMLKIGKLNLVDLAGSENVSKAGNEKGIRVRETVNINQSLLTLGRVITALVDRAPHVPYRESKLTRLLQESLGGRTKTSIIATISPGHKDIEETLSTLEYAHRAKNIQNKPEVNQKLTKKTVLKEYTEEIDKLKRDLMAARDKNGIYLAEETYGEMTLKLDSQNRELNEKMLLLKALKDELQNKEKIFSEVSMSLVEKTQELKRTEENLMNTKGSLLLTKKVLTKTKRRYKEKKELVASHMKTEQVLTTQAKEILAAADLATDDTHQLHGTIERRRHVDAEIRRSCDKFKDRMQDNLEMIGGSLSLYLEQETASKGRLNEELENSSNVSLRLASNATKTIEMLMGICSQSVADQAQLHKQLINEISQSCDQHTQKLVAQLLEQMQQRELQMSRDIKANLQEMEENNQRHKAMLDSMQEKFTQIIDSSSQSLEQHVAKVQQQLDELSGMSVPDGEHLKQLQEELANERALARQEEALLESLVMQMEQIKNLRTKNTQSMSERIGHLEENRLARNKHIDGTQSGIQDYKKLGNEASQSARKELSGQMETGMLCLDQGIAKCSMLQVHIQNLGQECAKQTEVNVLASRLHQQSLLEICQKSDKQQEELQGKQKNLLEETATERQQLITEDRQMFRGHSTLASDLVLELTRQTNEHVALQRQQLQICEQEVTRFQQSELKTYAPTGTTPSKRDFVYPRSLVATSPHQDIVRRYRQEQDWSDLDTTATIDECSEGEDDASSLHSVQELSETETIMNSTPIEGVDNINRKRGTTRNSNSNSNALKPPVAGGGSTGKRSSSLSRSLTPSKSSPRNSPAFNRNNKENVA; encoded by the exons ATGGATGTGTCCAATGGAAATACGTCGCGACAGCCGCCCAAGAAGTCCAACCAAAACATCCAGGTGTATGTGCGCGTCAG GCCCTTGAACTCCCGGGAGAGATGCATACGCTCTGCCGAGGTGGTGGACGTGGTGGGGCCCAAGGAGATAGTGACACGCCACACCCTGGACTCCAAGCTGACCAAGAAGTTCACCTTCGATCGGAGCTTCGGGCCCGAGTCCAAGCAATGCGATGTCTACTCCGTGGTGGTGTCTCCACTGATCGAGGAGGTCTTGAACGGCTACAACTGCACAGTGTTTGCCTATGGGCAAACGGGAACGGGCAAGACACACACCATGGTAGGCAATGAGTGCGCCGAGCTGAAGTCCTCCTGGGAAGAT GACTCTGATATTGGCATTATACCGCGAGCGCTGAGTCACCTCTTCGACGAGCTGCGCATGATGGAGGTGGAGTACACGATGCGCATCTCATACCTGGAGCTGTACAACGAAGAGCTGTGCGATCTGCTCTCCACTGATGACATGACCAAGATTCGCATTTTTGACGACAGCACCAAGAAGGGTTCTGTTATCATCCAAGGCTTAGAGGAGATTCCCGTGCACAGCAAGGACGATGTGTACAAGCTGCTGGAGAAGGGCAAGGAGCGCCGGAAGACGGCCACTACCTTGATGAACGCCCAGTCGTCGCGTTCCCACACGGTCTTTTCGATTGTGGTCCACATCCGGGAGAACGGCATCGAAGGCGAGGATATGCTGAAGATCGGCAAGTTGAATCTGGTGGATCTGGCGGGCAGTGAGAATGTTTCCAAGGCGGGCAACGAAAAGGGAATACGTGTCCGGGAGACGGTCAACATTAACCAGAGTCTACTGACGCTTGGCAGAGTGATCACTGCCCTGGTGGATCGTGCTCCCCATGTTCCCTATCGCGAATCGAAGCTCACACGGCTCCTGCAGGAGTCACTGGGTGGCAGAACCAAGACCTCCATCATAGCCACCATTTCGCCAGGTCACAAAGACATCGAGGAGACGCTCAGCACCCTGGAGTACGCCCATCGAGCcaagaatatacaaaataagCCCGAGGTCAACCAGAAGTTGACCAAGAAAACGGTGCTCAAAGAGTACACCGAGGAGATTGACAAGCTGAAGAGGGACCTCATGGCCGCCAGGGATAAGAATGGCATCTACTTGGCCGAGGAGACATATGGCGAGATGACCTTGAAGCTGGACTCGCAGAACCGCGAGCTCAACGAAAAGATGCTGCTGCTAAAGGCCCTAAAGGATGAGCTCCAAAACAAGGAGAAGATCTTCAGCGAGGTGAGCATGTCACTGGTGGAAAAGACTCAAGAGCTGAAAAGGACCGAGGAAAACCTCATGAACACCAAGGGATCGCTGCTGCTCACCAAAAAGGTGCTGACCAAGACCAAGAGGCGTTacaaggagaagaaggagcTGGTGGCCTCGCACATGAAGACGGAGCAGGTCCTTACCACGCAAGCCAAGGAAATCCTGGCCGCAGCCGATCTGGCCACTGATGATACCCATCAGCTGCATGGAACTATTGAGAGGCGACGCCATGTGGACGCGGAGATTCGCAGATCCTGCGACAAGTTCAAAGATCGCATGCAGGACAACCTGGAGATGATTGGTGGCAGTCTGAGTCTGTATTTGGAGCAGGAAACAGCATCCAAAGGGAGACTGAACGAGGAACTGG AAAACTCCAGCAATGTGAGCTTACGTTTGGCTAGCAATGCAACCAAAACCATCGAGATGCTAATGGGAATCTGCAGCCAGTCTGTGGCGGATCAGGCTCAGTTGCACAAGCAGTTGATAAACGAAATCTCGCAGAGCTGCGATCAGCACACTCAGAAGCTTGTCGCCCAGTTGCTGGAGCAGATGCAGCAGCGAGAGCTGCAAATGAGCAGGGACATTAAGGCCAATCTGCAGGAGATGGAGGAGAACAACCAGCGCCACAAGGCCATGCTGGACTCCATGCAAGAGAAGTTCACCCAGATCATCGACAGCAGTTCCCAGTCTCTGGAGCAGCATGTGGCcaaagtgcagcagcagctggatgAGCTCAGCGGCATGAGTGTGCCGGATGGAGAGCATCTGAAGCAGCTCCAGGAGGAGCTGGCCAATGAACGGGCGCTGGCCCGGCAAGAAGAGGCGCTGCTCGAGTCTCTGGTGATGCAAATGGAGCAGATTAAGAATCTGCGGACCAAGAACACTCAAAGCATGTCGGAACGCATTGGTCACTTGGAAGAGAATCGGCTGGCCAGGAATAAGCACATCGATGGGACTCAGTCGGGGATTCAGGATTACAAAAAGTTGGGTAACGAAGCCTCTCAATCCGCCAGGAAAGAGCTCAGCGGGCAAATGGAGACGGGTATGCTGTGCCTGGACCAAGGCATAGCCAAGTGCTCCATGCTGCAGGTGCACATACAGAATCTCGGCCAAGAGTGTGCCAAGCAAACAGAGGTCAATGTTCTGGCTAGCCGCCTGCACCAGCAGTCGCTCCTGGAAATCTGCCAAAAGAGCGacaagcagcaggaggagctgcaaggaaaacagaaaaatctCCTTGAGGAAACTGCCACCGAGAGGCAGCAGCTCATCACCGAGGACAGGCAGATGTTTAGAGGACATTCCACTTTAGCCAGCGATCTTGTTTTGGAATTGACTCGCCAAACCAATGAGCATGTTGCACTTCAGCGCCAGCAGTTGCAGATCTGCGAGCAGGAGGTGACGCGCTTCCAACAAAGCGAGCTGAAGACATATGCTCCCACTGGGACCACGCCCTCCAAGCGTGACTTTGTGTATCCAAGATCGCTGGTGGCCACGTCGCCGCATCAAGATATCGTAAGGCGATATCGCCAGGAGCAGGATTGGTCTGACTTGGACACAACGGCCACCATAGATGAG TGCAGCGAGGGCGAGGATGATGCTTCTTCCCTGCACTCGGTTCAGGAGCTCTCCGAAACGGAAACCATTATGAACTCCACGCCCATTGAAGGCGTGGATAACATCAATAGGAAACGTGGCACTACCAGAAACTCAAATTCGAATTCAAATGCCTTGAAGCCACCGGTGGCTGGCGGAGGAAGCACTGGCAAGCGCAGTAGCTCTTTGTCTCGCTCTTTAACGCCCAGCAAATCGTCACCAAGGAATTCGCCCGCCTTCAACAGG AATAACAAAGAAAACGTGGCCTGA
- the LOC121502629 gene encoding uncharacterized Golgi apparatus membrane protein-like protein CG5021 isoform X3 codes for MASATVRNVPLLDDDTIPFGEEDEMRDPSQAGQKYTHPYVTFFHLFFRGAAIVIYMFCGWFSESFITSFVFVVLFLSADFWTVKNISGRLLVGLRWWNYVDDDGKSHWVFESKNSRVNKHEQRVFWLGLILCPVFWGLFFLMALFGLKFKWLLLVMIAIALNAANLYGYIKCNYGASKDLNSAATDFVRTQLFKNAMDIMTKPSGAPPPTNVRPTGVV; via the exons ATGGCATCCGCAACGGTAAGAAAT GTGCCGCTGCTCGACGATGACACGATACCCTTTGGCGAGGAGGACGAGATGCGGGATCCCAGTCAGGCGGGCCAGAAATACAC GCACCCATACGTCACGTTCTTCCACCTGTTCTTCAGGGGAGCCGCCATCGTGATCTACATGTTCTGCGGCTGGTTCAGCGAGTCCTTCATCACCAGCTTCGTGTTTGTGGTGCTCTTCCTCTCGGCGGACTTCTGGACGGTGAAGAACATCTCCGGTCGGCTGCTAGTGGGCCTGCGGTGGTGGAATTAcgtcgacgacgacggcaaGTCCCACTGGGTGTTCGAGTCGAAAAAT AGCCGCGTCAACAAGCACGAGCAGCGCGTCTTCTGGCTGGGCCTCATCCTCTGCCCGGTGTTCTGGGGCCTTTTCTTTCTGATGGCCCTCTTCGGACTGAAGTTcaagtggctgctgctggtgatgattGCCATCGCGCTGAATGCCGCCAACCTGTACGGCTACATCAAGTGCAATTACGGGGCTAGCAAGGATCTCAACAGCGCCGCCACAGACTTTGTGAGGACGCAGTTGTTTAAGAACGCCATGGACATCATGACCAAGCCCAGTGGCGCTCCGCCGCCGACTAATGTGCGTCCCACGGGTGTGGTTTGA